TAAGCGTGCAGGAGGAGTGGAATAAGAAGATTGATAAAGAACTTAAGCCTTAGATGTGCAGATTTCAGATGTGCAGATATGCAAATTTCAGATGTGCAGATTAACGAACTGATATACAGCTATGCAAATCAAAATCATCTGTAATTTGCACATTTAAAATCTGCACATCTAATTTCATTTATTTTTGAAAGTTTGAAAACTTATCTATATTTGTGCATGGAATTGGCAGAAGCGAAGCTGAAGTTTATTGAGGCCTGGGGAAAGCTGGGTTCGGAGTGGGGCATTAACCGCACTATGGCACAGGTACATGCGCTGCTCCTGGTATCGCCCGATGCTTTGACGACCGAGGAGGTGATGGCTGAATTAAGCATATCGCGTGGCAATGCCAATATGACCCTGCGCGATTTGATTGATTGGGGGCTGGTTGAAAAACAGCACAAAACCGGCGAACGGAAAGAGTTTTTTTATGCCGAGAAAGATACCTGGGTAATTGCACGCCGTGTGGCCGAAGAGCGCAAGAAACGCGAGCTTGACCCGGTTTTGAAGATTCTTGCCCAATTAACCGAAGTTAAAGGTGATGAAAATGAACCCGCCTATAAAACTTTTAAAACATCAATAAACGACATTAATAAACTGGCCAAAAACGTAAATACAACTTTGGATACCATGCTAAAAGCAGAAGAAAGTTGGTTTTTCGGGTCGATATTTAAAATGTTCAAGTAACATTTTTTTTGAATTTTAATTTCAATTCTTTCTGAAAATTAAATAATTAAATATATATAAACACAGATCACAAAATCATGAACTACTTTATTTTAACTTACTTTGTTTACCTGCTGGTAAGCATTGCATTAACTGTTTGGGTTGCCAAAGTATTATTCAAAAACGGCCGCGTTTTTTTGGTGGATATTTTTCACGGTAATAATGAATTGGCCGACTCTGTAAATAAATTGCTTGTAGTTGGCTTTTACCTTGTTAATATTGGGTATATGAGCCTGACTTTGAAAGAAACAGGTAGCATTGGCAGCGCACAGGTAGTGGTGGAGGTGCTAAGCTACAAATTGGGATGGATAATTTTAATTTTGGGAGGTATGCACTTTTTAAACCTGGTTGTGTTTTTTAAACTACGTAGCCGCGCAAAACGGGATAAGGCTTTTAATATAAATATTCAATAAACGTAATAGAAAACAGGTGCTTTTGGGGCCTTACGTATGCCCAAGATAGCAGGGGCGCGATTGGCTAACCTGCTATTTTTACCATTAGGCCGCATGGTTGAGCCGTGCTTTCACACTGTGCAATAATACATCAATGTCAAAGGGTTTGGCTATAAAATCGTCCGGACCGCCATTAGTTTGGAGCACCCTGTCAGAAACATTGTGGCTGGCCGAGATCATAATAACCGGGATGTTATGGGTTTCTTTCATGCCCTTAATGTGTTTGCATAACTCACGTCCATCTAAGCCCCCCAGCATAATATCAAGTAAAATCAAGTCGGGATGATGCTTTCTGATCCTGTCAAAAAGGTAATGACCGTCTGAAAGTGTTTCAACCTCGTAGCCCGATTCTTCAAGTATGTATTGTAAAACCTCCAGTATGTCCTTATCATCATCAACCGCTAATATCCGTCTCATGGTATTGTCTTTTAGTATCTTCAAAAAATGTTATTAATCATTAATTAATAACTTTACGTGGAACATAAGCAAATGTTATACCAAATTAGCTTGATAAGTAGTTTTAAATCAGTGTAATATTGTGCTTATACTTAATTTAATTCAAAATAAATGTAAAAACACCTGAATGAAGAAATGAAAAGATGGGGAATGTTGTAAAAACGAAACAATTTGTACTAATTCTTTGGTTCAAATTTGATGATTGACCTTTGCTAAAGTCATCATTTTTAAATAAGAAAGAAGGAAATTTGACTTGAGGCTCCAAATTCAGCGGTTAACACTATGCTTCATCCTGCCTGGCAAAAATATAACTTGCCTTTTTACATCTGGCACAGAAGTACTTTTTTATAGGTAAAAAAAACAAAACCCTTTTGGTAAACCAGCCACGGCGCATTTTAAAATGGAAAGGGGTTCCACATTTTGAGCAATAATATACTTTTCTTGGTTTTTCGCTGATATTTTGATCGTCTGCCATAGTAATATAGGAATGGCAATTTACAATTTAGCCTGTATAAAACAGTACCCCACGTCCAAATACTACCAATAAGTTAGTATTTATATACTTTTAGTTTATTTTTTATTAGTTAAATTAATAAAAAACATGTCTCTTGCGTTGGCACCGATAACAAATGTATCTTTTAATCGGAAGGAAAAATAAAAAACGCCTGGCAAAAAAACCTCTCGGGATCCTGTCTTCGAGTTCTGCCTTGCATCTTGGGCACAACGGCTTCTTTTTTTGTGGTGCCTTTGTACCTTGCTGAGGGTTTATTTGTACAACCATAATACAATCAGGGGTTTATTGTATTTAATTACGTTTTGTTTTTACTATCACAAAGATATGATTGTTAACAATATTTCAATCATTTAGGTTGTTTATTATCTTATTTTTATTTTTTTTAACGAAAAAGAATTTTTTTTTGAAAAAACATCAGGTTTTAAACAATCTTTTTAAATTCTTGTTAAAAGCGCGGTAAAAAGTAAATAAGAAGCTGTGATATTTCGGCTTAAATAGTGGGGATGAAGCGCAGTTGCGGGGCAATTATTTTATCAGGTTGTTAACTTTCTCTACAAGTTCTACAAGATCAAAAGGCTTATTGATAATGCCGTCGCAACCATAATTTAAAAGGTGGTCATCATTACTTAAATAAGCCGAAAATATAATAACGGGCGTGTTGCCAAATTTGGGATGCACTTTGATTGTTTTGCAAATTTCGCCGCCATTTGTGCCGGCCACGCGATAATCCAATATAACCAGATCGGGAGCGAACTCTTCTATTAGCGGTAATACGTCCCCACTGTTTGAGGTACTGCGTACTTCAAATTGTTCGTACGTGAGTGTCTCGTGGACAATTTCTAAAATGTCCTGATTATCGTCTAATACTAAAATACGCTTTGACATAGTAAACGTAAAGGGTGAAGAGGGCCTAAAATGTATTAAAGTATCTTTAACTAACGCTGTTGAATAAAATAACAGTAGGGGAGGCCATTATTAACGATAAATCAGCACACAAACCTAAACATTTTTTATAGAGTGACATAAAAAAAGAATATGGCTTTAGTGATTTTTTTGTTTTAATTAATTTTCTTTAAGAAAAGAAGAAGATAGTTGAGGCTTTTGCCAGCTTTTAAGCAAATAATTAATGGCTGTTATCTTCATAAATTTATCAGTTTGCATAAAAGCTTAAATCAAATATAGTTGCTACTTTAGTCGCATCACATTTGGCCTACGTGTCCAATTTAACAATTTGATGTAATGGTGTTAGCAATTATCCTTATTTGTATTATCCTGCTTATTTTATTGGTAAGCTGGGGCAAGGTAAACCCTTTTGTAGCTTTTCTTATTGTTGCTATAGCCGCGGGGTTAATGTTGGGCATTCCGATAAATAAGCTGATGGCCTCTGTGCAAAAAGGTATGGGCGATATTATGGGCAAATTGCTTATTATCATTTGCCTGGGCGCCATGTTGGGTAAACTTGTGGCCGTTAGCGGAGCTGCCCAAAAAATAGCCGAAGTATTGGTTAGGGCGGTTGGCCAAAAACATATACAGTGGGCACTGGTTTCGGCCGGTTTTATCATCGGTATCCCGCTTTTTTATGGAATTGGCTTTGTATTAATGGTGCCGCTTAT
The genomic region above belongs to Mucilaginibacter sp. KACC 22773 and contains:
- a CDS encoding GbsR/MarR family transcriptional regulator; the encoded protein is MELAEAKLKFIEAWGKLGSEWGINRTMAQVHALLLVSPDALTTEEVMAELSISRGNANMTLRDLIDWGLVEKQHKTGERKEFFYAEKDTWVIARRVAEERKKRELDPVLKILAQLTEVKGDENEPAYKTFKTSINDINKLAKNVNTTLDTMLKAEESWFFGSIFKMFK
- a CDS encoding response regulator transcription factor; this encodes MSKRILVLDDNQDILEIVHETLTYEQFEVRSTSNSGDVLPLIEEFAPDLVILDYRVAGTNGGEICKTIKVHPKFGNTPVIIFSAYLSNDDHLLNYGCDGIINKPFDLVELVEKVNNLIK
- a CDS encoding response regulator transcription factor — its product is MRRILAVDDDKDILEVLQYILEESGYEVETLSDGHYLFDRIRKHHPDLILLDIMLGGLDGRELCKHIKGMKETHNIPVIMISASHNVSDRVLQTNGGPDDFIAKPFDIDVLLHSVKARLNHAA